One region of Oreochromis aureus strain Israel breed Guangdong linkage group 19, ZZ_aureus, whole genome shotgun sequence genomic DNA includes:
- the LOC116330598 gene encoding glutaminyl-peptide cyclotransferase, with the protein MCKGATTSVADRSHAASTMSLFYTVAVCVTLIHYTNGIPWTEEKLYHTAVTLTQDEIRAALSHTDVEQMWQRDLRPLLVTRYPGSAGSQAVQDHIKTTLGSLGAQWDVTEDKFVSQTPYGPLPFTNLIATLNPSAKRRLVLACHYDSKYYPPQWHGREFQGATDSAVPCAMMLELARALDLDLKSHKSLNSNLTLQLLFFDGEEALFQWTATDSLYGSRHLAQKMEATAHPPGAADTNQLHGIDLFVLLDLIGAPSPRFGNQFPSTTAWLSRLQHIEKRLHSMSQLVDHPNSVQYFWPNHHVGHVLDDHIPFLNRGVRVLHLIPSPFPSVWHTFDDNEQNLDRSTIENLNKILQVFVLEYLSARPTVPSNPQNAP; encoded by the exons ATGTGCAAAGGAGCGACTACATCAGTGGCTGATCGAAGCCACGCTGCCTCCACAATGTCTTTATTTTACACTGTGGCTGTCTGCGTGACCCTCATCCACTACACCAACGGAATCCCATGGACGGAAGAAAAG TTGTACCACACAGCTGTCACGCTAACACAGGATGAGATCCGCGCTGCCCTGTCACACACTGATGTAGAGCAAATGTGGCAGAGGGACCTGAGACCACTGCTCGTTACCAGGTATCCAGGGTCTGCTGGCAGCCAGGCTGTGCAGGAC CACATCAAAACAACCCTCGGTTCGCTCGGAGCACAGTGGGACGTTACAGAGGATAAGTTCGTGTCACAAACACCATATGGACCTCTGCCCTTCACCAACCTAATTGCCACCCTGAACCCATCAGCCAAACGCCGCCTGGTCCTAGCCTGTCACTACGACTCCAAGTACTACCCACCACAATGGCACGGAAGAGAGTTCCAAGGAGCCACTGATTCTGCCGTTCCCTGTGCCATGATGTTGGAGCTGGCAAGAGCCCTGGATCTGGATCTGAAATCTCACAAG AGCTTAAATTCCAACCTGACCCTGCAGTTACTCTTCTTTGATGGGGAGGAGGCTCTTTTTCAGTGGACCGCCACAGACTCCCTGTATGGCTCTCGCCACCTTGCCCAGAAGATGGAGGCCACCGCGCATCCTCCAGGAGCCGCAGACACCAACCAACTGCACGGCATT GATCTGTTTGTGTTGTTGGATCTGATCGGCGCTCCCAGTCCTCGCTTTGGCAACCAGTTTCCAAGCACAACAGCCTGGCTCTCCAGACTTCAGCACATCG AAAAGCGTCTTCACTCCATGAGCCAGCTGGTGGACCATCCTAACAGCGTGCAGTATTTCTGGCCAAATCACCATGTGGGCCATGTGCTGGATGATCATATACCTTTCCTAAACAGAG GTGTTCGGGTCCTTCACCTTATCCCCTCCCCCTTTCCCTCTGTGTGGCACACGTTTGATGACAACGAGCAAAACCTGGACCGCTCCACTATTGAGAACCTCAATAAGATCCTgcaggtttttgttttggagTACCTCAGCGCCAGACCCACTGTTCCATCAAATCCACAGAATGCCCCCTAA